A region of the Stieleria neptunia genome:
ACTCCAACGACCGACCAACAGCCGGTTCCCTACAAGGTGGGCCAGAAAGATGGCGAGACCTTCGTCTCGATTGCAAAAGATCATGGCCTGGATGCCAAGGAACTGATCCGATTCAATTTTGGCACGCTGAAATCCGCCGAGATCAATTGGTACTTGGTGAACTACGTCCAATGCCCCCGACCCCCGCGTGGACAAAAGTACGTTCATTTTCGCGGGGCAAAATACGATCCGGCGAACAAGAGCGGGATGATCTTTCTGCCCACCGGCGCTCCACAGCCACAAGGAAACCGGTTCGGAAACAAGGTGGCCGAGCTGTACAACAACCTGAGCGAAAGCGAAAAGTACCCCGGCGGGTTGTGCTATCAAATCGCATACAACCGGGTGAAGGCTGCTGCGATCGAGGTGGGTGTTGCGCTTCCGTCGCTGTCCAGTCGCACGTCCTTCGGTCGACTCTGGGGCTCTTTCATCAACACCAAGACAAACACTTGGTTTCGTCTTCCTGCAAAATACCGCGGCAAAGGCGCTGCGGGAGCGATGGCGTACGCGAAGCTTGGAACGCTCGTCGAGCAAAACGGAATCTGGGCCGGGCATCTGAAACCGGGTGCCGTGATTCAAACCTGGAGCACCAAGTCGAATTACGAACTTGTCCGAGAGAACAAACGGCCCCGCGGAATCGGACACTCCTTCATCTTCCTCCGCTATTCGTTGTCCGGATCCACTATCGATGGGATGCACATCGCCGACCAGGGCTACCAGGGGAGACGCGTGTTGGCGCGAGGCAGTTGGGGCTACTGGGTCGGAGCCAATCTGACCAAGGGCGGATAGAGCGACGAATCGGTCGCAGACCGGGGACAGACCCAAACCTTGCGGTTCGCTTGGGGGTTGGTCAAAAGATTGGGTGGTCAAAAAATGGAAGCGGCTGAGGCGGGTTGGTCTACACGGGTCGCCACATTTTTTGACCAACCCATTTTTTGACCTTCTTCTCTTCTCAGTCACACGTCGTGTGCCTGCCAGCCTCGAAACCAATCCGAGCGATCACAAGTTGCTAGCAATCGCATGAGCGTCGTCATCGGCCGATTCAAGGTTCGCTCAAGCGATGACGATATCCAAAGACGTGGGTGATGCCGCGCGCGGCGCATTCAATCGATTCTGGATTTCCGACGACTTCTACAACGGGGCATTGCAATGGGGGAGAAGCGGATCGCCATCATGCAGCCGTACTTCTTTCCCTACGTCGGCTACTTTCACCTGCTGCACGCGGCCGACGCATTGGTGCTCTACGACAATCTGCAGTACACCAAGAAAGGCTGGATCAATCGCAACCGGATGCTGCTCGATGGCAGCGATGTGATGTTTTCAATTCCGCTGCGCAAGGCGTCCGACTACAGCACGATCGAACAGCGAGAGGTTTCCCCGGACTTTGATCGACGCAAACTGTTGAATCGAGTTCGAGCCGCCTACCAAAAGGCCCCGAACTTCACCGCCGCGATGGGGCTGTTCATGACGGCGATCGAATACCCCGATTCGAATTTGTTTCGCTTCATCAAACACTCAATTCAATTGCTTTGTGAGCACATTGGGATCCAGACTTCGATCATCGATTCATCCAGCGTTCCGATCGACCACTCCGCCCGTGGTCAAGACAAAGTCTTGGCGATCTGCCACGCCCTTGGCGCGACGACGTATGTCAACGCGATCGGCGGCGCGGCGTTGTATGACCATGCGGAATTCAACTCGCAGGGCCTTGATTTGAGGTTCATTCAATCGGAGAACCGGTCTTATCAACAGTTCAATCATCCCTTTGTCGCTTGGCTTTCCATCCTCGATGTGTTGATGTTTAACACGACAGAAACGGTTCGCGAGTGGGTGGAAAATGGATACACACTGGTTGCCAATCCCGTGCCGGTGTCATGACGGAGCGCTATCGTTGGAAGAAACTGGGCAAGGTGTTTGACCCGACCGAGTCAACCTGTCCCGGGGCGAGCTGGATTGATGAATTCGCTCAGGCGCCATGCGTCGTACCGCACGATGACTTTTTACGCGTCTATTTTTCGTGCCGTCCGGTGCCCGATTCCGACGGCCAGTACACGAGTTATTCCACGTATCTAGATCTCGACCGATCCGACCTGCAAAAGGTGCTCCACGTCAGCGATCGCCCCGTGCTGCCGCTGGGCGAGATGGGCATGTTCGACCAATTCGGCATCTATCCCATTTCGGTGATCCGCGACAACGACGTGTATCGCGCCTACTACGCGGGATGGACGCGATGTGAATCCGTTCCGTTCAATACGGCGATCGGTGTGGCGGAAAGTGTTGACGGCGGCCGAACGTTTACGAAGCTCGGCCCCGGTCCGGTGATTCCGTATACACCGGACGAGCCCTTTGTGATCAGCGGCCCCAAGATCCGCCGATTCAATGACCGCTGGTACCTGTTCTACATCGCGGGCAGAAAGTGGATCGTCGACAACGGCCGCGCCGAACCGGTCTACAAGATCCGCATGGCGACTTCCGATGACGGCCTCAACTGGCACAAGCACGGTGAAGACCTGTTGGACAGCCGCATTGAACCCGACGAAGCCCAGGCCAGCCCCGATGTGATCTTTTCGGGTGGCAAATACCACATGTTCTTCTGCTACCGTCGCAGCCGAAACTATCGCGGCAAAAGCGGCGGCTATCGGATCGGCTATGCCCACTCCGAAGACCTGTTGCATTGGACACGCGACGACGACCGAGCGGGCATCACGGTTTCCGAAAGTGGCTGGGACAGTGAAATGGTCAGCTATCCGCATCTGCTCCAGCACCAGGGACACACCTACCTGTTCTATCTCGGCAATCACGTCGGCCGACACGGATTCGGCGTCGCGGTGTTGGAGGGCGAATTGTGACCAAGCACGCGCCACGATGGCGAAAACGGGGTCGCCTTTTCGATCCAACCGACTACGACTTACCCGCCGATTGCGTCGAGTTCGCTCAGTCCCCCCAGGCCTTGGTGTGCGACGGTTTCGTGCGCATCTACTTTTCCTCGCGCCAGCGCGACGCCGACACCGGCAAATTTCGCAGCCATGTCCTGTACGTGGACTTTGACTGGGAACTGCAAAAGGTTCTGCGAGTCACCGAACAGCCCGCCCTCCCGCTGGGCGGACTTGGCTGCTTTGACGAGCACGGCATCTTTCCGTTCAATCCGATTCGCGTCGGCGACAGAGTGTTCGCTTACACGTGTGGTTGGAGTCGACGGGTGGGGGTGTCCGTCGAAACGGGGATTGGCCTAGCAATCAGCGATGACGGCGGAATAACGTTCCGGCGAATCGGAGACGGCCCAATCCTGTCGGCGACCCGGCACGAGCCCTGCCTGGTCGGCGATGGTTTCGTGCAGCGTTTCGGTGATGTCTTTCACATGTGGTACATCTTTGGTCATCCTTGGCAACAGTTTCCCGGTCAATCCGAACCGGACCGAATTTACAAGATCGCCCACGCGACCTCACCCGACGGCGTCCATTGGACAAAGGACGGCGGAGACCAGATTGTCGCAGACGCGATCGGCGATGGAGAATGCCAGGCGTTGCCGACCGTCATTGAACGCGGCGGACGGTTTCACATGTATTTCTGTTACCGTTACCCCAACGACTTTCGAACCAATCCCGATCGTGGCTATCGAATCGGCTATGCGTCGTCGGATGATCTGCAACATTGGGTCCGCGATGATCGTCAGGTCGGGATCGAACGTTCTGCGTCCGCGGAGGTGTGGGACAGCCAGATGATGTGCTATCCCCACGTTTTTCATCACAACCAAAATGCTTATCTGCTGTACAACGGAAACGAGTTCGGGCGGCGCGGTTTCGGACTCGCGGTGGCGGAGGATTGATGCATGGAATCCAGTCGGGCACCCCAATCGATCCGATACACGATCTCGCAAGCGACTGGTGCAGACATCCTGGAGCATTTACAAGCCTGTTCGGGACAGTTTCGTCCGCCGCTTGCCGAGCGCGTCGATCTGCCGACGTACGCGGAAAAGCTGTTCAACCATTCGGTGACGTTCGAGGCCTGGCACGCGAGCAAACTGATCGGATTGGTGGCGTCTTACGTCAATCAACAGACTCAGCCGCCCAGCGCGTTTGTTTCCAACGTCAGTGTGATGACGGAGTACCGTTCGCAGGGGATTGCTCGCCGTTTGATGTGCCGCTGTCACGACGACGTCAAGCAGCGCGGTGTCCAAACGATCGCGTTGGACGTTTCGGCGGAGAACGTGCCGGCGATCGGACTGTACTCAAAACTTGGATACCTCCGATTTGACAAAGATGGCGCCAACGTGGTGATGCAACTTAACTTGGGGATCGACGGATGACTGGATCGAACGAACCGCGCGACTACAACGCCGAATTGCGAGATACGCCCGAGCACAAATACGCCTACAACTTTGACCTGGACGTGATGCATCGCTTCATGATCAGGGCGTTTGAGCCGTTTTTTCGATCGGGGAACTGCTTGGAATTGGGCAGCTTTCACGGCAGCTTCACCAAACGATTGCTCAAGCATTTTGAGGACTTGACCTGTGTCGAAGCGTCCGATGCGGCAATCGCCACGATGAACGAGACACTCGCCGGCAAAGTCAAAAGCATCCACGGGACCTTCGAAGAGGTGACGTTGCCGACTCGATACGACAACATCGTCTTGACCCATGTCCTCGAACACCTCGATGACCCCGTCTTGGTTCTCGAGCGCATCAACCGGGAATGGCTCAGCGATGAGGGCAGGTTGTTGTTGGTGTGTCCCAATGCGAACGCGCCGTCGCGGCAAATCGCCGTGAAAATGGGGCTGATTTCCCATCACAGCGCGGTCACCGCCGCCGAGCGCGAGCACGGCCACCGGATCACCTACTCCCTGGACACACTGGAACGCGATGCCCGCGCAGCCGGGCTGGACGTCGTCTATCGAACAGGCATTTTCTTCAAGGCCTTGGCGAATTTCCAGTGGGACCGGTTGCTGCAAACCGACATCATCTCCGACGACTATCTGGAAGGCTGTTATCAACTCGGGCAGATCTATCCCGATCTGTGCGCCAGCATCTTTCTGGTTTGCCGCCGCGGTGACGCGTTACCCGATAAAATGGGCAGCGTCTGAATCCGTTTTCTCGCCAGCGACTCAACCACCGCCAAGACTTTCGGGATTCGCGGAGGCAACCGAAACTCTTGGCGAATTCCGATTCCGCGATCAATCATCAAGCCCCACCCACCGGCCGTTCAGCATGACTTGGCTCACGCGATCTAATTCACCTACCGTTTTCGATGGATCGCCTTCGACGACAATCAGATCCGCGAGCTTCCCCGCCTCGATCGTTCCCAATCGATCCGCGACGCCAAAGAATTCAGCTCCCGTTTTGGTCGCGGACGTCAACACTTCCAATGGCGTCATCCCCGC
Encoded here:
- a CDS encoding LysM peptidoglycan-binding domain-containing protein, with amino-acid sequence MATIQEPARKAPWPPTPTTDQQPVPYKVGQKDGETFVSIAKDHGLDAKELIRFNFGTLKSAEINWYLVNYVQCPRPPRGQKYVHFRGAKYDPANKSGMIFLPTGAPQPQGNRFGNKVAELYNNLSESEKYPGGLCYQIAYNRVKAAAIEVGVALPSLSSRTSFGRLWGSFINTKTNTWFRLPAKYRGKGAAGAMAYAKLGTLVEQNGIWAGHLKPGAVIQTWSTKSNYELVRENKRPRGIGHSFIFLRYSLSGSTIDGMHIADQGYQGRRVLARGSWGYWVGANLTKGG
- a CDS encoding WbqC family protein; this translates as MGEKRIAIMQPYFFPYVGYFHLLHAADALVLYDNLQYTKKGWINRNRMLLDGSDVMFSIPLRKASDYSTIEQREVSPDFDRRKLLNRVRAAYQKAPNFTAAMGLFMTAIEYPDSNLFRFIKHSIQLLCEHIGIQTSIIDSSSVPIDHSARGQDKVLAICHALGATTYVNAIGGAALYDHAEFNSQGLDLRFIQSENRSYQQFNHPFVAWLSILDVLMFNTTETVREWVENGYTLVANPVPVS
- a CDS encoding glycoside hydrolase family protein, with protein sequence MTERYRWKKLGKVFDPTESTCPGASWIDEFAQAPCVVPHDDFLRVYFSCRPVPDSDGQYTSYSTYLDLDRSDLQKVLHVSDRPVLPLGEMGMFDQFGIYPISVIRDNDVYRAYYAGWTRCESVPFNTAIGVAESVDGGRTFTKLGPGPVIPYTPDEPFVISGPKIRRFNDRWYLFYIAGRKWIVDNGRAEPVYKIRMATSDDGLNWHKHGEDLLDSRIEPDEAQASPDVIFSGGKYHMFFCYRRSRNYRGKSGGYRIGYAHSEDLLHWTRDDDRAGITVSESGWDSEMVSYPHLLQHQGHTYLFYLGNHVGRHGFGVAVLEGEL
- a CDS encoding glycoside hydrolase family protein, whose translation is MRIYFSSRQRDADTGKFRSHVLYVDFDWELQKVLRVTEQPALPLGGLGCFDEHGIFPFNPIRVGDRVFAYTCGWSRRVGVSVETGIGLAISDDGGITFRRIGDGPILSATRHEPCLVGDGFVQRFGDVFHMWYIFGHPWQQFPGQSEPDRIYKIAHATSPDGVHWTKDGGDQIVADAIGDGECQALPTVIERGGRFHMYFCYRYPNDFRTNPDRGYRIGYASSDDLQHWVRDDRQVGIERSASAEVWDSQMMCYPHVFHHNQNAYLLYNGNEFGRRGFGLAVAED
- a CDS encoding GNAT family N-acetyltransferase, with product MESSRAPQSIRYTISQATGADILEHLQACSGQFRPPLAERVDLPTYAEKLFNHSVTFEAWHASKLIGLVASYVNQQTQPPSAFVSNVSVMTEYRSQGIARRLMCRCHDDVKQRGVQTIALDVSAENVPAIGLYSKLGYLRFDKDGANVVMQLNLGIDG
- a CDS encoding class I SAM-dependent methyltransferase; protein product: MTGSNEPRDYNAELRDTPEHKYAYNFDLDVMHRFMIRAFEPFFRSGNCLELGSFHGSFTKRLLKHFEDLTCVEASDAAIATMNETLAGKVKSIHGTFEEVTLPTRYDNIVLTHVLEHLDDPVLVLERINREWLSDEGRLLLVCPNANAPSRQIAVKMGLISHHSAVTAAEREHGHRITYSLDTLERDARAAGLDVVYRTGIFFKALANFQWDRLLQTDIISDDYLEGCYQLGQIYPDLCASIFLVCRRGDALPDKMGSV